The Egicoccus sp. AB-alg2 genome window below encodes:
- the lnt gene encoding apolipoprotein N-acyltransferase: protein MLVAHPPLEWWWASFAAPALLLAALAFDLRLAERTGGRARPFRLGLLTGLATFGPMLSWLVLPAGYFGWALLATVQALFFGVLAVALRPVLRSPWLPLATAVGWTGVDAWRAIWPLNGFEWGAIAYAHVDGSWLLPVARLVGGRGITFLVVLIGAAAYVVARDTVQGLRARESGPVEHAVAGARTPVLVLVGALLVSVLATIEPPAETGRLDVLVVQGNDIRHWEEDVAEPSYRITTQMRDLTVAATQDGPPPELTVWPEASVDTDPYTDRGAAFLPLLEESARTSQYLLAGMNLDGPDPATGFYRTQLLLDQDAEVAGRYDKRRVVPFGEYIPMRTYLDWFPPLQQIPRDILPHPEPHLVEVGDVPVAVLICFETLFAGVNRTNVLAGAEPAQLIVAATTDASFGESAEPYQHLAQSRLRAVETGRWVVHGALSGASAFVDPGGGVEQVTDLFGQATIRREVPLVEGLTPYLRIGDVVGWLTRAGILGLLGLALWQRRRPAPAREQARQEAAV, encoded by the coding sequence GTGCTGGTCGCACACCCACCCCTGGAGTGGTGGTGGGCCAGCTTCGCCGCGCCCGCACTGCTGCTGGCGGCACTGGCGTTCGACCTGCGGCTGGCCGAGCGCACGGGCGGACGGGCCCGCCCGTTCCGGCTGGGCCTGCTGACCGGCCTGGCCACGTTCGGGCCGATGCTGTCCTGGCTGGTGCTGCCGGCCGGCTACTTCGGCTGGGCCCTTCTGGCCACCGTCCAGGCGCTGTTCTTCGGTGTGCTGGCGGTGGCGCTGCGGCCGGTGCTGCGCAGCCCCTGGCTGCCGCTGGCCACGGCGGTCGGGTGGACCGGCGTCGATGCGTGGCGCGCCATCTGGCCGCTCAACGGCTTCGAGTGGGGCGCGATCGCCTACGCCCACGTCGACGGCTCCTGGCTGCTGCCCGTGGCCCGGCTGGTCGGGGGACGTGGCATCACGTTCCTGGTCGTGCTGATCGGGGCGGCCGCCTACGTCGTCGCCCGCGACACCGTGCAGGGGCTGCGGGCCCGCGAGTCGGGCCCGGTCGAGCACGCCGTCGCGGGTGCGCGCACGCCCGTGCTCGTGCTCGTCGGCGCGCTGCTGGTGTCGGTCCTGGCCACGATCGAGCCCCCGGCGGAGACGGGGCGACTCGACGTCCTGGTCGTGCAGGGCAACGACATCCGCCACTGGGAGGAGGACGTCGCCGAGCCGTCGTACCGGATCACGACCCAGATGCGTGACCTGACCGTCGCCGCCACGCAGGACGGGCCTCCGCCGGAGCTGACCGTGTGGCCGGAGGCCAGCGTCGACACCGACCCCTACACCGACCGGGGTGCGGCCTTCCTGCCGCTGCTGGAGGAGTCGGCCCGCACCTCGCAGTACCTGCTGGCCGGCATGAACCTCGACGGCCCCGACCCCGCGACCGGCTTCTACCGCACCCAGTTGCTGCTCGACCAGGACGCCGAGGTGGCGGGTCGCTACGACAAGCGACGGGTGGTGCCGTTCGGCGAGTACATCCCGATGCGGACCTACCTCGACTGGTTCCCGCCGCTGCAGCAGATCCCCCGCGACATCCTGCCCCACCCCGAACCGCACCTGGTCGAGGTCGGCGACGTCCCCGTGGCCGTGCTGATCTGCTTCGAGACGCTGTTCGCGGGGGTCAACCGGACCAACGTCCTGGCCGGCGCCGAGCCCGCCCAGCTCATCGTCGCGGCGACCACCGACGCCTCCTTCGGCGAGAGCGCCGAGCCCTACCAGCACCTGGCGCAGAGCCGCCTGCGCGCGGTGGAGACCGGCCGGTGGGTGGTGCACGGCGCGCTGTCTGGCGCCTCGGCGTTCGTCGACCCGGGTGGCGGCGTCGAGCAGGTCACCGACCTGTTCGGCCAGGCGACCATCCGCCGCGAGGTGCCGCTGGTCGAGGGGCTGACCCCCTACCTGCGCATCGGCGACGTGGTCGGGTGGCTGACGCGCGCGGGGATCCTCGGACTGCTCGGACTCGCGCTGTGGCAGCGGCGCCGGCCCGCTCCGGCGCGGGAGCAGGCACGCCAGGAGGCCGCCGTGTGA
- a CDS encoding GNAT family N-acetyltransferase produces MAQGPSGVEVRRARIEEIRPLATEYRAEQESLYGAPGNPPLPQGGIFWLAVDPQDGRSLGYAAGTLRPTGCTIGPIFTRADARRRRVGEALLLSIQEWASQTRVPVVEISVAADNEGGQRFLEALGYVPRRVLMSLTPDRARDRA; encoded by the coding sequence ATGGCACAGGGACCTTCCGGGGTCGAGGTCCGGCGGGCCCGGATCGAGGAGATCCGGCCGCTCGCGACCGAGTACCGCGCCGAACAGGAGTCGCTCTACGGCGCGCCGGGCAACCCGCCGCTGCCGCAGGGCGGGATCTTCTGGCTCGCGGTCGACCCGCAGGACGGGCGCTCGCTGGGCTACGCGGCCGGCACGCTGCGCCCGACCGGTTGCACCATCGGGCCGATCTTCACCCGCGCCGACGCCCGCCGTCGTCGGGTCGGTGAGGCGTTGCTGCTCAGCATCCAGGAATGGGCGTCGCAGACCCGCGTGCCGGTGGTGGAGATCTCCGTGGCTGCCGACAACGAAGGCGGCCAGCGCTTCCTCGAGGCGCTCGGCTACGTGCCCCGCCGCGTGCTGATGTCCCTGACCCCCGACCGCGCGCGTGACCGGGCCTGA
- a CDS encoding acyl-CoA dehydrogenase family protein codes for MTGPDPSPPLPEDERVVIHRLPEEQRSLLELVEGFTREEVAPQADRWEREHTFPRPLFDQLARMDLTGLPFGEDVGGSALPFATYLMVVEELSRGLLALGLGLSVHTLSTWGIDTHATPEQRDRFVPDLVAGRALGAYSLSEPGSGSDAAGMTTIAKRDGEVYRLDGVKAWVTHGGVADRYLVMARTGDAGARGISAFVVDADQPGLTVAPPEQKMGMWASPTAQLVFENAPVPADRLVGDQEGTGFRIAMASLDGGRLGIAACATGLAQAALDAALAYAREREQFGQPIASFQGVSFLLADMATRTEASRTLYQSAADRRDHGYDTTKVAAMAKLFATDATMQTTTDAVQVFGGYGYTTDFPVERYMREAKVLQIVEGTNQIQRMVIGRQLTGARA; via the coding sequence GTGACCGGGCCTGACCCGTCACCGCCCCTGCCCGAGGACGAACGCGTCGTGATCCACCGTCTGCCCGAGGAGCAGCGCTCGCTGCTCGAACTCGTCGAAGGCTTCACCCGCGAGGAGGTCGCCCCACAGGCCGACCGCTGGGAGCGTGAGCACACCTTCCCGCGACCCCTGTTCGACCAGCTCGCGCGCATGGACCTGACCGGCCTGCCGTTCGGCGAGGACGTCGGCGGCTCCGCGCTGCCCTTCGCCACCTACCTCATGGTCGTGGAGGAACTCTCGCGCGGGTTGCTGGCGCTGGGGCTGGGCCTGTCCGTGCACACGCTGTCCACGTGGGGCATCGACACGCACGCCACGCCCGAGCAGCGTGACCGCTTCGTGCCGGACCTGGTGGCCGGGCGCGCCCTGGGCGCCTACTCGCTGTCCGAGCCGGGCTCCGGCTCCGACGCGGCCGGCATGACCACCATCGCCAAGCGCGACGGCGAGGTCTATCGCCTCGACGGCGTCAAGGCCTGGGTGACCCACGGCGGCGTCGCCGACCGCTACCTCGTGATGGCGCGTACCGGCGACGCTGGCGCGCGGGGCATCTCCGCGTTCGTGGTGGACGCCGACCAGCCCGGGCTGACCGTCGCCCCACCGGAACAGAAGATGGGCATGTGGGCCTCGCCGACGGCCCAGCTGGTCTTCGAGAACGCTCCCGTCCCGGCCGACCGGCTCGTCGGCGACCAGGAGGGCACCGGCTTCCGGATCGCCATGGCCTCGCTCGACGGCGGCCGCCTGGGCATCGCCGCCTGCGCCACCGGGCTGGCCCAGGCCGCGCTCGACGCGGCGCTGGCCTACGCGCGCGAGCGGGAGCAGTTCGGCCAGCCGATCGCGTCGTTCCAGGGGGTGAGCTTCCTGCTGGCCGACATGGCCACCCGTACGGAGGCGTCCCGCACCCTCTACCAGTCCGCCGCCGACCGCCGTGACCACGGCTACGACACCACCAAGGTCGCGGCCATGGCCAAGCTGTTCGCGACGGACGCCACCATGCAGACCACCACCGACGCGGTGCAGGTGTTCGGCGGCTACGGCTACACCACGGACTTCCCGGTCGAGCGCTACATGCGCGAGGCGAAGGTGCTGCAGATCGTGGAGGGCACCAACCAGATCCAGCGCATGGTGATCGGCCGTCAGTTGACGGGTGCCCGTGCCTGA
- a CDS encoding M24 family metallopeptidase has translation MTTQRLERARTAMREAGVDALLIGPSADLRYLVGYHALPLERLTLLVVPAAGEPALVVPTLEAARAQESGADRIAPLRAWDETDDPMALVRDLLHEAGAQDGRLALQDRLWTSFTLQLQAALPAADWVAGSRVMRELRLRKSPEEIQALREVGAAIDAVHAAVPTLLRPGRTEAEVGRDLAELILEDHDEVNFVIVASGPNGASPHHETGERALAPGDAVVVDIGGTRNGYCSDMTRDYVVGHVPDGYAELHTVLEEAQEAAVQAVRPGVSAASIDEAARAVIRDAGYGERFIHRTGHGIGVEEHEEPWIVGGNEEPLTAGMAFSVEPGIYVPDRYGARIEDIVVVTDDGVERVNHRPREIVVC, from the coding sequence GTGACCACGCAACGGCTGGAGCGCGCTCGGACCGCGATGCGCGAGGCGGGTGTCGACGCGCTGCTGATCGGCCCGAGCGCCGACCTGCGCTACCTCGTCGGCTACCACGCGCTGCCGCTCGAGCGGCTCACGCTGCTGGTCGTACCGGCCGCAGGCGAGCCGGCGCTGGTCGTGCCCACGTTGGAGGCCGCCCGGGCCCAGGAGAGCGGCGCGGACCGCATCGCACCGCTGCGGGCCTGGGACGAGACGGACGACCCGATGGCGCTCGTGCGCGACCTGCTGCACGAGGCCGGCGCCCAGGACGGCCGGCTGGCGTTGCAGGACCGGCTGTGGACCTCGTTCACCCTGCAGTTGCAGGCGGCGCTGCCCGCCGCGGACTGGGTGGCCGGGTCCCGGGTCATGCGCGAGCTGCGGCTGCGCAAGTCGCCGGAGGAGATCCAGGCGCTGCGGGAGGTGGGCGCCGCGATCGACGCCGTCCACGCCGCGGTGCCGACCCTGCTGCGCCCCGGCCGGACCGAGGCCGAGGTCGGCCGCGACCTCGCCGAGCTGATCCTCGAGGACCACGACGAGGTCAACTTCGTCATCGTCGCCTCCGGCCCCAACGGCGCCTCGCCGCACCACGAGACCGGTGAGCGCGCACTCGCCCCCGGTGACGCCGTGGTCGTCGACATCGGCGGCACCCGCAACGGCTACTGCTCCGACATGACCCGCGACTACGTCGTCGGCCACGTACCCGACGGCTACGCCGAGCTGCACACGGTGCTCGAAGAGGCCCAGGAGGCGGCCGTGCAGGCCGTGCGTCCCGGCGTCAGCGCCGCCTCGATCGACGAGGCCGCCCGGGCGGTCATCCGCGACGCCGGCTACGGCGAGCGCTTCATCCATCGCACCGGACACGGCATCGGCGTCGAGGAACACGAGGAGCCGTGGATCGTCGGCGGCAACGAGGAGCCGCTGACCGCCGGAATGGCGTTCTCGGTCGAACCCGGGATCTACGTGCCCGACCGCTACGGGGCACGCATCGAGGACATCGTCGTCGTCACCGACGACGGCGTGGAACGGGTCAACCACCGGCCGCGGGAGATCGTGGTCTGCTGA
- a CDS encoding amidohydrolase: MNATPAGGADPLRPAPRGTLIVADRVVTLGHARQAARAVLVRGSRVVWVGDDPDQAPPHEHRLDLDGCVLGPAFVDAHVHLTPTGLGLTGLDLTSARSGEELLHAVSSYASQHTGRVLWGHGFDPHAYPDDLPGPDALAAAAGGSAVYLSRVDGHAALVDRNTLASAPLARAEGIERNGAGQVSGLLRREANHIVRRWSIGAMSAHELDEARHAAVAHAASLGIGSVHEMGGPDLMGLEDFDAWVTGEWPIEVLPYWGGLEVEIPIARDLRTVGGDLFLDGSLGSHTAALCEPYSDRPSTSGHLELDDDTLTDWLEEATRAGLQTGVHAIGDAAISQVVRCWRAVAARLEHADGDAIRRLRHRVEHGEVLPPPLLDDLAELGLVVSAQPMFEHRWGGPDGMYRSRLGARRASWSNPYRALADRGVGLAFGSDTNVTPMDPWGTVWAAEHRHRPEHAVTRLEAVSMSTLGGRYAARQERWVGVVRAGMRADLAAFEGDPYAADDPRGARCVLAVVHGRVAHGQAPLPSAHGR; encoded by the coding sequence GTGAATGCCACTCCTGCCGGCGGCGCGGACCCGTTGCGGCCCGCACCGCGTGGAACCCTGATCGTCGCCGACCGGGTCGTGACGCTCGGCCACGCACGCCAGGCCGCCCGTGCCGTGCTGGTGCGCGGCAGCCGGGTCGTCTGGGTCGGGGACGACCCGGACCAGGCGCCACCGCACGAGCACCGGCTCGACCTGGACGGCTGCGTGCTCGGTCCGGCGTTCGTGGACGCCCACGTCCACCTGACCCCGACCGGGCTCGGCCTGACCGGACTCGACCTCACCTCCGCCCGTTCCGGCGAGGAGTTGCTGCACGCCGTCTCGAGCTATGCCAGCCAGCACACCGGCCGTGTGCTGTGGGGGCACGGCTTCGACCCGCACGCCTACCCGGACGACCTGCCCGGGCCCGACGCGCTGGCCGCGGCGGCCGGCGGCTCCGCGGTCTACCTCTCGCGGGTCGACGGGCACGCGGCGCTGGTCGACCGCAACACGCTCGCGTCCGCGCCGCTGGCCCGCGCCGAGGGGATCGAGCGCAACGGCGCCGGCCAGGTCAGCGGGCTGCTGCGGCGCGAGGCCAACCACATCGTGCGTCGCTGGAGCATCGGCGCGATGTCGGCCCACGAGCTGGACGAGGCCCGCCACGCGGCGGTCGCGCACGCGGCGTCGCTCGGGATCGGCTCCGTGCACGAGATGGGCGGTCCCGACCTCATGGGGCTCGAGGACTTCGACGCCTGGGTGACGGGGGAGTGGCCGATCGAGGTGCTGCCCTACTGGGGCGGGCTGGAGGTCGAGATCCCGATCGCGCGTGACCTGCGCACGGTCGGCGGGGACCTGTTCCTCGACGGCTCGCTCGGTTCCCACACGGCGGCGCTGTGCGAGCCCTACAGCGACCGGCCGAGCACCTCCGGGCACCTCGAACTGGACGACGACACACTCACCGACTGGTTGGAGGAGGCGACCCGCGCCGGGCTGCAGACCGGGGTGCACGCGATCGGGGACGCCGCGATCAGCCAGGTCGTGCGCTGCTGGCGCGCCGTCGCCGCACGGCTGGAGCACGCCGACGGCGACGCGATCCGCCGGCTGCGCCACCGCGTCGAGCACGGCGAGGTCCTGCCGCCGCCGCTCCTCGACGACCTCGCCGAGCTCGGTCTGGTGGTCTCCGCCCAGCCGATGTTCGAGCATCGCTGGGGCGGCCCCGACGGGATGTACCGCAGCCGGCTGGGGGCGCGGCGGGCCAGCTGGTCCAACCCGTACCGGGCGCTGGCCGACCGTGGCGTCGGGCTGGCATTCGGATCGGACACCAACGTCACGCCCATGGACCCGTGGGGGACCGTGTGGGCCGCCGAGCACCGCCACCGGCCCGAGCACGCGGTGACCCGGCTCGAGGCGGTGTCCATGTCGACCCTCGGGGGGCGCTACGCCGCACGCCAGGAACGCTGGGTCGGGGTGGTGCGCGCCGGCATGCGCGCCGACCTCGCCGCCTTCGAGGGCGATCCGTACGCCGCCGACGACCCGCGTGGCGCGCGGTGCGTCCTGGCGGTGGTCCACGGCCGCGTGGCGCACGGGCAGGCGCCGCTGCCGTCGGCCCACGGCCGCTGA
- a CDS encoding polyprenol monophosphomannose synthase codes for MRTLVVVPTYEERGTIEELVTALRRLPGDGGAAAVGPDPGDAADTALGPPEVLVVDDASPDGTGRLVARLAAADSGVHVLHRSHKAGLGPAYRAGLRWGLARGYDVLVEMDADLSHDPAELPALLAALHEADLVIGSRYVPGGDVRQWTAGRIALSTWGNRYVRGLTRLPVSDATSGFRAFRAAVLRTIAVDALTSDGYAFQVETALRAWRAGFVLAEVPITFVERRAGASKLSRRVVVEAAWRVPAWGATGLGRARPRAGTHPASVARTGRAASPPPPATR; via the coding sequence GTGAGGACGCTCGTGGTCGTCCCCACCTATGAGGAACGCGGCACCATCGAGGAACTCGTGACGGCGCTGCGCCGCCTGCCCGGTGACGGGGGCGCCGCCGCGGTGGGCCCGGACCCGGGCGACGCTGCCGACACGGCTCTGGGGCCACCCGAGGTGCTGGTCGTCGACGACGCCAGCCCAGACGGCACCGGCCGGCTCGTCGCCCGGCTGGCCGCCGCCGACTCCGGTGTCCACGTGCTGCACCGCTCCCACAAGGCGGGGCTCGGGCCGGCCTACCGGGCCGGGCTGCGCTGGGGCCTGGCCCGGGGCTACGACGTGCTCGTGGAGATGGACGCCGACCTGTCCCACGACCCCGCCGAGCTACCCGCCCTGCTGGCGGCGCTGCACGAAGCGGACCTCGTCATCGGCTCGCGCTACGTGCCCGGCGGTGACGTGCGGCAGTGGACGGCCGGGCGCATTGCCCTGTCCACGTGGGGCAACCGCTACGTGCGCGGGCTGACGCGCCTGCCGGTGTCCGACGCCACCAGCGGGTTCCGCGCCTTCCGGGCGGCGGTGCTGCGCACCATCGCCGTCGACGCGCTCACCTCCGACGGCTACGCGTTCCAGGTGGAGACCGCGCTGCGGGCGTGGCGGGCGGGGTTCGTGCTCGCCGAGGTGCCCATCACCTTCGTCGAGCGGCGCGCGGGTGCCAGCAAGCTCTCGCGCCGCGTCGTGGTCGAGGCGGCCTGGCGCGTGCCGGCTTGGGGCGCGACCGGTCTCGGGCGTGCCCGGCCTCGTGCCGGCACGCACCCGGCGTCGGTCGCCCGGACCGGGCGGGCGGCGTCGCCGCCACCGCCGGCGACGCGATAG
- a CDS encoding diacylglycerol kinase family protein translates to MSSPLGRPLLIANPSAGAGRDAALPRLTAALTARGLEHDVAVTGRRLDATDLARRAVEEEGRRFVVAVGGDGTVQEVVNGLVDAETGRVRGDDPVLGVVAGGTGCDFARTFGLDRAPEVVADHLLGEQTLPIDLGRVRLTGLDGAPRSVLFANVAEAGYGGVVVALAAKLPRRLGTARYAAAVMGAVARFRHVDTTVTVDQGTRTEPLCNVVVANGQFFGGGMHVAPRALPYDERFNVQAWGASPIDVVRGLPQLRRGTHLSRDDVREWQSSRVAVDAARPLLVEADGELLGHTPASFDLLHRVLRLKL, encoded by the coding sequence GTGTCCTCCCCCCTCGGCCGACCGCTGCTCATCGCCAATCCCAGCGCCGGGGCGGGACGTGACGCCGCTCTGCCGCGGCTGACGGCGGCGCTGACGGCCCGGGGTCTCGAGCACGACGTGGCGGTCACCGGACGCCGCCTGGACGCGACGGACCTCGCGCGTCGCGCCGTCGAGGAGGAAGGGCGCCGGTTCGTGGTCGCCGTCGGCGGCGACGGCACCGTGCAGGAAGTCGTCAACGGGCTGGTCGACGCGGAGACCGGGCGGGTGCGCGGCGACGACCCGGTCCTGGGGGTGGTCGCGGGCGGCACCGGGTGCGACTTCGCCCGCACGTTCGGGCTCGACCGGGCCCCCGAGGTGGTCGCCGACCACCTGCTCGGCGAGCAGACCCTGCCCATCGACCTCGGGCGCGTCCGGCTCACCGGGCTGGACGGTGCGCCGCGCAGCGTGCTGTTCGCCAACGTCGCCGAGGCCGGTTACGGCGGCGTGGTGGTCGCCCTCGCGGCGAAGCTGCCGCGCCGGCTCGGCACGGCCCGCTACGCCGCGGCCGTCATGGGCGCCGTCGCCCGCTTCCGGCACGTGGACACCACCGTCACCGTCGACCAGGGCACCCGCACCGAGCCGCTGTGCAACGTGGTGGTCGCCAACGGCCAGTTCTTCGGCGGTGGGATGCACGTCGCGCCCCGCGCGCTGCCCTACGACGAGCGGTTCAACGTCCAGGCGTGGGGTGCCAGCCCGATCGACGTCGTTCGTGGCCTGCCGCAGTTGCGGCGCGGCACCCACCTGTCGCGCGACGACGTCCGCGAGTGGCAGTCCTCCCGGGTCGCGGTCGACGCCGCACGCCCGCTGCTGGTCGAGGCCGACGGGGAACTGCTCGGCCACACGCCGGCCAGCTTCGACCTCCTCCACCGGGTGCTGCGGCTCAAACTGTGA
- a CDS encoding inositol monophosphatase encodes MSRYADELAFAQELADLADARTRSAFGGRQAARTKTDGTWVTEVDVDVERRLRAAIRSRFPDHAVLGEEDGLDGPEGAPTWVLDPIDGTTNFVKGNPIFATLIGLRVDEDDVLGVVTAPALGSRWAGVVGEGATHDGARIEVSDVQHLADAEIAFGGLAYFRERGYGDLVDDLASRTARQRGYGDFWQHCLVASGSTDVAIEAEVNLWDLVAVKAVVEAAGGRFTSLLGARTAAGGSALSTNGHLHDEMLTVLAAHR; translated from the coding sequence GTGAGTCGGTACGCCGACGAGCTCGCCTTCGCCCAGGAACTGGCCGACCTCGCCGACGCCCGCACCCGCTCCGCGTTCGGCGGCCGCCAGGCCGCGCGGACCAAGACCGACGGCACCTGGGTCACCGAGGTGGACGTGGACGTGGAACGCCGCCTGCGGGCCGCGATCCGGTCGCGGTTCCCCGACCACGCCGTCCTCGGTGAGGAGGACGGCCTCGACGGTCCGGAGGGTGCACCCACCTGGGTGCTGGACCCGATCGACGGCACCACCAACTTCGTCAAGGGCAACCCGATCTTCGCCACGCTGATCGGGCTGCGCGTCGACGAGGACGACGTGCTGGGCGTCGTGACCGCGCCGGCGCTGGGCTCGCGATGGGCAGGCGTCGTGGGGGAGGGTGCCACCCACGACGGGGCGCGCATCGAGGTCAGCGACGTGCAGCACCTCGCCGACGCGGAGATCGCGTTCGGGGGACTGGCCTACTTCCGCGAGCGGGGCTACGGCGACCTCGTCGACGACCTCGCCTCACGGACCGCCCGCCAGCGCGGCTACGGGGACTTCTGGCAGCACTGCCTGGTCGCCTCGGGAAGCACCGACGTCGCCATCGAGGCCGAGGTCAACCTCTGGGACCTGGTCGCCGTCAAGGCGGTGGTCGAGGCCGCCGGCGGCCGCTTCACCTCGCTGCTCGGCGCCCGTACGGCCGCCGGCGGCAGCGCGCTCAGCACCAACGGGCACCTGCACGACGAGATGCTGACCGTGCTCGCCGCCCACCGCTGA